From a single Anaerolineaceae bacterium oral taxon 439 genomic region:
- a CDS encoding glycerol kinase codes for MNQLIAAIDQGTTSTRAMIFNRDAEILANRQLPHEQIFPRPGWVEHDPLEISAKVRETLAAAIADSGRTVNDVAAIGITNQRETTVVWNRETGMPYLNAIVWQDTRTGKLCDQLSRRIGGIDRFRARTGLPISVYFSAIKLRWLFDEVEGLIDEARAGRLLFGTIDSWLIWNLTGGVNGGNHLTDVTNASRTMMMNLETLDWDDEILAELDIPRAVLPEIRPSASFFGTAKLDGHEIPIRAVFGDQHAALFGQNCFRPGEGKNTYGTGCFLLMNTGSTAIRSENGLITTVGYQLDGQPPVYALEGSVAMTGALVQWLRDNLGLIQRSEEIESLARSVEDNGDVYIVPAFSGLFAPYWRSDARGVFAGLTRFTNRGHIARAILESTAFQVMEVVEAMRKDSGVNLTSLKVDGGMTVNELLMQFQADILDVPIVRPKNRESTALGAAFGAGLSAGIWRTTEELARFNEIDRVWEPDIAASKRLDLCMKWRKAVTKSFGWIDET; via the coding sequence ATGAATCAACTTATCGCCGCGATCGATCAGGGAACAACCAGCACCCGCGCCATGATTTTCAACCGGGACGCGGAAATCCTCGCCAATCGCCAGCTGCCGCATGAACAGATTTTTCCGCGGCCGGGCTGGGTCGAGCATGATCCGCTCGAAATTTCAGCGAAAGTCCGCGAAACGCTCGCCGCGGCGATCGCCGACAGCGGACGGACCGTGAACGACGTCGCCGCAATCGGAATCACGAACCAGCGCGAAACGACGGTCGTCTGGAACCGGGAAACCGGGATGCCATACCTGAACGCGATCGTCTGGCAGGACACGCGCACCGGAAAGCTCTGCGACCAGCTGTCGCGGCGGATCGGCGGAATCGATCGTTTCCGCGCCCGGACCGGGCTCCCGATCTCGGTCTATTTTTCCGCGATCAAGCTGCGCTGGCTTTTCGACGAGGTTGAAGGGCTGATCGATGAAGCGCGGGCCGGGCGCCTCCTCTTCGGAACGATCGACAGCTGGCTGATCTGGAACCTGACCGGCGGGGTCAACGGCGGGAACCACCTGACCGACGTTACCAACGCATCGCGGACGATGATGATGAATCTTGAGACGCTCGACTGGGACGACGAGATCCTCGCTGAATTAGATATTCCGCGCGCGGTCCTCCCGGAGATTCGGCCTTCGGCCTCCTTTTTCGGAACGGCAAAGCTCGACGGGCATGAAATCCCGATCCGCGCCGTCTTCGGGGATCAACATGCCGCGCTCTTCGGCCAGAACTGTTTCCGTCCCGGCGAGGGAAAAAACACGTACGGAACCGGCTGTTTCCTGCTGATGAATACCGGTTCAACCGCGATCCGTTCCGAAAACGGCCTGATTACAACCGTTGGATATCAGCTCGACGGGCAGCCGCCAGTTTACGCGCTCGAAGGCTCGGTCGCGATGACCGGCGCGCTCGTCCAATGGCTCAGGGATAACCTCGGCCTGATCCAGCGGTCTGAAGAAATCGAATCCCTGGCACGCTCGGTCGAAGATAACGGCGACGTCTATATCGTTCCCGCGTTTTCCGGCCTCTTCGCGCCGTACTGGCGTTCAGACGCACGCGGCGTCTTCGCCGGGCTGACCCGATTCACGAACCGCGGCCATATCGCGCGAGCTATCCTGGAATCGACCGCGTTTCAGGTCATGGAAGTCGTCGAAGCCATGCGCAAGGATTCGGGCGTCAACCTGACCTCGTTAAAAGTCGACGGCGGAATGACCGTCAACGAACTCCTGATGCAGTTTCAGGCGGACATCCTGGACGTTCCGATCGTTCGTCCGAAAAACCGTGAGTCGACCGCGCTCGGCGCGGCCTTCGGAGCCGGCCTCTCCGCCGGAATCTGGCGCACGACCGAAGAGCTGGCCCGATTCAATGAAATCGACCGCGTCTGGGAACCGGATATCGCCGCATCAAAGCGCCTTGACCTTTGCATGAAATGGCGCAAAGCCGTGACCAAATCGTTCGGCTGGATCGATGAAACCTAA
- a CDS encoding cadmium-translocating P-type ATPase, with amino-acid sequence MTRRYVLGGLTCPVCAGKIEERIRSLDGVASASIDLMKESLMIEFAESDGGLTLIEVQRLVDEIEDGVTVRAPESAAAPEAEAKEAEGGFSAFLEAKKLFRLCAALALFLIGLLVEGASPAAARMLLIVAYVTAGIDVFLETLEQLRRGDWFNEAFLMTLASVGAMVLGDVSEAAAVMIFFQFGEYLQGLAVSRSRRSISDLMDIRPESANRFIDGETVPVVPEALEIGDEILIRPGERVPIDGVILSGSSSLDTTALTGESIPRDVAVGDEISAGSINLSGVIRVRVVRRFAESAVMRILNLVENATAKKTKTERFITRFAKIYTPAVIAAAALLAIVPPLVTGADWTVWVRRSFVFLVTSCPCALVISIPLSYFAGIGKASANGILFKGTTYLELLRNIETVAFDKTGTLTRGFFTVTGILPAALSEDVLLEAAAYAESESTHPIARSIVNAFGNPIERGRISGIHEVAGQGILAVFDGKRLAVGNDRLLIAEGIAFEPSARPGTVVYVALDGRFGGTIVVGDRLKSDSAAAIAALKGCGVRRTALVTGDNRATAEAFASELGISEVYCELLPDRKVEVVETLIQEKAGPGAVVFVGDGINDAPVLARADIGVAMGGAGSEAAIEAADIVILKDEPTKIAEAIRIARRTDGIVRQNVIFSLAGKAVFLILGMLGLTGMWQAVFADVGIMLIAVLNAMRILR; translated from the coding sequence ATGACCAGACGTTACGTTTTAGGGGGATTGACTTGCCCGGTTTGCGCCGGGAAAATCGAGGAGCGGATCCGGTCGCTGGACGGGGTGGCGTCCGCTTCGATCGATTTGATGAAGGAGTCGCTGATGATCGAGTTCGCTGAAAGCGACGGCGGGCTGACGCTGATCGAGGTTCAGCGGCTGGTCGACGAGATCGAGGACGGGGTAACGGTGCGAGCGCCGGAAAGCGCCGCTGCGCCTGAGGCGGAGGCAAAAGAAGCGGAAGGCGGCTTCTCCGCTTTTCTGGAAGCGAAGAAGCTTTTTCGGCTCTGCGCGGCGTTGGCGCTGTTCCTGATTGGGTTGCTGGTGGAAGGCGCCTCGCCCGCTGCCGCACGGATGCTGCTGATCGTCGCGTACGTAACCGCGGGGATCGACGTTTTCCTGGAAACCCTGGAACAGCTTCGTCGCGGCGACTGGTTCAACGAGGCTTTTTTGATGACGCTGGCGTCGGTCGGCGCGATGGTTCTCGGGGACGTTTCCGAGGCGGCGGCGGTGATGATCTTTTTTCAGTTTGGCGAATACCTGCAGGGGCTGGCGGTTTCCCGTTCGCGGCGCTCGATCTCTGATTTAATGGATATCCGTCCGGAATCGGCGAACCGGTTTATTGACGGAGAGACGGTTCCGGTCGTTCCGGAAGCGTTGGAGATTGGGGACGAGATCCTGATCCGTCCGGGCGAACGGGTCCCGATCGATGGGGTTATTCTCAGCGGATCGTCGTCGCTGGATACGACGGCGCTGACCGGGGAATCGATCCCGCGTGACGTCGCCGTTGGCGACGAGATCAGCGCCGGATCGATTAACCTGAGCGGGGTTATCCGGGTCCGCGTCGTCCGGCGGTTCGCTGAGTCCGCCGTCATGCGGATTTTGAACCTGGTCGAAAACGCGACAGCAAAGAAGACGAAGACGGAACGGTTTATTACCCGATTCGCGAAGATTTATACGCCGGCGGTGATCGCGGCGGCGGCGCTCCTGGCGATTGTTCCGCCGCTCGTGACCGGGGCGGATTGGACGGTCTGGGTCCGCCGGAGTTTCGTTTTTCTGGTGACGTCCTGCCCCTGCGCGCTCGTGATTTCGATTCCGTTGAGTTATTTCGCCGGGATCGGGAAAGCTTCCGCGAACGGGATTCTATTTAAAGGAACGACGTATCTGGAATTGCTGAGGAATATTGAAACGGTCGCGTTCGATAAAACCGGGACGCTGACGCGCGGGTTCTTTACGGTAACCGGGATTCTTCCGGCGGCGCTTTCGGAAGATGTGCTTCTTGAAGCCGCGGCATACGCTGAATCCGAGTCGACGCATCCGATCGCAAGGTCGATTGTCAATGCGTTCGGGAATCCGATCGAACGCGGGCGGATATCCGGGATCCATGAGGTCGCGGGCCAGGGGATTCTCGCCGTTTTCGACGGAAAGCGGCTGGCGGTCGGGAACGATCGGCTGCTGATCGCGGAGGGGATCGCGTTCGAACCGTCGGCGCGTCCGGGTACGGTCGTTTACGTTGCGTTAGACGGGCGTTTCGGCGGGACGATCGTCGTCGGCGACCGGCTGAAATCCGACAGCGCGGCGGCGATCGCGGCGCTGAAAGGCTGCGGCGTCCGGCGGACGGCGTTGGTGACCGGAGATAATCGGGCGACGGCGGAAGCGTTCGCTTCCGAACTGGGGATTTCCGAGGTGTATTGCGAGCTGCTCCCGGATCGGAAGGTCGAGGTCGTCGAGACGCTGATCCAGGAAAAGGCGGGCCCCGGAGCGGTCGTTTTCGTCGGCGACGGGATTAACGACGCTCCGGTTTTAGCGCGCGCGGATATCGGTGTCGCGATGGGGGGCGCGGGATCGGAGGCCGCGATTGAGGCGGCGGATATCGTGATCCTGAAGGATGAGCCCACGAAGATCGCCGAGGCGATCCGGATCGCGCGGCGGACGGACGGGATCGTGCGTCAGAACGTTATTTTCAGTCTGGCTGGCAAGGCGGTTTTCCTGATACTTGGGATGCTGGGGCTGACCGGCATGTGGCAGGCGGTTTTTGCCGATGTCGGGATTATGCTGATCGCGGTCCTGAACGCGATGCGGATTCTGCGCTGA
- a CDS encoding transcriptional regulator yields the protein MEIRKGTEIVNEVCDCAVVHQDIVELVRGRLLSEENYYDLADIFKVFGDSTRVRILSALDVHEMCVCDLANVLSMTKSAVSHQLRILRTNNLVSARRDGKNMFYSLADDHIQSIFELALEHLNEDR from the coding sequence ATGGAGATTCGAAAGGGAACGGAAATTGTGAACGAGGTTTGCGACTGCGCCGTGGTTCATCAGGATATTGTCGAGCTGGTCCGCGGCAGGCTGCTTTCCGAGGAGAACTACTATGATCTCGCCGATATCTTTAAGGTTTTCGGTGACAGCACGCGCGTCCGGATTTTATCCGCGTTGGATGTGCATGAGATGTGCGTCTGCGACCTGGCGAACGTGCTGAGCATGACGAAATCGGCGGTTTCGCACCAGTTGCGGATTCTGCGTACGAATAATCTGGTTTCGGCGCGGCGCGATGGGAAGAACATGTTCTATTCGTTAGCTGACGATCATATCCAATCTATTTTCGAATTGGCGCTCGAACATCTTAATGAAGACCGGTAA